Below is a genomic region from Nitrososphaera sp..
CTCCGTCGTTTGTTATTGTCACGTCGCCCAGAGTATCCACAAGCATCTTGTCCATTCCTCTTGGTCCAAGGCTTGTCTTGACTATCTCGGCAACCAGCTTTGCGGCTGTTATGTTATTCTTTTGCGCGTCTCGACCCTTGTTCTCTTTGGTCCCTTCCTTCAGAATCAAAACTGGCATTCCGCCAGCGGTTGTTTGAATTGATGCCACTCATCTGTCACCTATAGAATAATTACATGAATCTAATACAGTCTTTTATATTTTGTCGTATTTCCGAACTAGCCCTCTAGCTGTTTTTGCTTTTCGGCGAACTTGGCCCTGAAGCGCGGGACGTTGATTATAAAGCGCTCATGCTTGCCCTCGCCCACTTTTTCGATATTGTCCCGCGCAGAGACCTCGAACATGACACGCCTGCCGTCTACAGAGACTATTCTTGCAGCCAAGTGCACCTTGGCTCCAACCGGCGTAGCGGCAAGGTGAACAATGTTAACAATAGTCCCAACGGAATCCCAATCGCGGTCGGGAATGACCT
It encodes:
- a CDS encoding TCP-1/cpn60 chaperonin family protein, producing the protein MPVLILKEGTKENKGRDAQKNNITAAKLVAEIVKTSLGPRGMDKMLVDTLGDVTITNDG
- a CDS encoding thioesterase family protein is translated as MEFSSEAAAAKIGALKERTITVDSNQTTSFLWEGENVLSTPSMISEMEETCRLLLKEQVIPDRDWDSVGTIVNIVHLAATPVGAKVHLAARIVSVDGRRVMFEVSARDNIEKVGEGKHERFIINVPRFRAKFAEKQKQLEG